A stretch of the Perca flavescens isolate YP-PL-M2 chromosome 10, PFLA_1.0, whole genome shotgun sequence genome encodes the following:
- the LOC114562754 gene encoding uncharacterized protein LOC114562754 isoform X4, with product MSLQQVFECAYAQLVLPWYGLPEPRKNQPLYQVLSREFDFVINRIIGRAKDFDVSQAIVGSVRILTHHLHNAKQSDRELLFSSRAEEIAVLREFSDALVRNLLPKSLCDLEVNRCALNEVIALKGLGLLVKWLSEPDNLNQLVVSQLDSVTPKGSVEDLCGSDPDKTSLASQEGEGEGKGNEVSLEGAGISTSTRIKAKSKANKLKEGWSKFVDKVKSKKAAKKKIKNMEQDVMLRMMLIQGDVSNEDDVGSREGSVNSQQDSDREDDDLENYLTSVQEDMMEFKLSYEMWARWPLGCQHPSCRLG from the exons ATGTCTCTACAGCAAG TGTTTGAGTGCGCCTACGCCCAGCTGGTCCTGCCTTGGTACGGCCTTCCTGAGCCACGCAAGAACCAGCCTCTGTACCAGGTGCTCAGCAGAGAGTTTGATTTCGTAATCAACCGGATCATTGGGAGAGCCAAAGACTTTGATGTTTCCCAGGCCATCGTGGGCTCCGTTCGTATTTTGACCCACCATTTGCATAATGCGAAGCAGTCTGACAG AGAGCTCTTGTTCAGCTCCAGAGCAGAGGAGATCGCAGTTCTTCGAGAGTTTTCTGATGCTCTAGTACGTAACCTTTTACCCAAATCTCTCTGTGACCTAGAAGTCAACCGCTGTGCCTTAAACGAGGTTATTGCCTTAAAGG GGTTGGGCCTGTTGGTGAAATGGCTGTCGGAACCCGACAACCTGAACCAGCTGGTGGTGAGCCAGCTGGACAGCGTGACCCCCAAAGGCTCTGTGGAGGATCTGTGTGGATCAGACCCGGATAAAACCTCACTGGCTTCACAGGAGGGCGAAGGCGAGGGCAAGGGCAATGAAGT GAGCTTGGAGGGAGCAGGGATTTCAACCAGCACCAGGATCAAGGCCAAAAGCAAAG CTAACAAGTTAAAAGAAGGATGGTCTAAATTTGTGGACAAGGTGAAGTCTAAGAAGGCCGCGAAGAAGAAGATAAAAAACATGGAGCAGGATGTGATGCTGAGGATGATGTTGATCCAGGGAGACGTGTCCAACGAGGACGATGTCGGCAGCAGGGAGGGCTCCGTTAACAGCCAGCAGGACTCTGACAGG GAGGACGATGATCTGGAGAACTACTTGACAAGCGTCCAAGAGGACATGATGGAATTCAAGCTGTCGTATGAGATGTGGGCGCGTTGGCCACTGGGCTGTCAGCATCCCTCAT GCCGACTGGGATGA
- the LOC114562754 gene encoding uncharacterized protein LOC114562754 isoform X1 has product MRCGRVGHWAVSIPHADWDDEELIFTIHLEEKGSPENLQWDIRKTYMDVIYFRNTWQDSTNLPTILVLEESEVNEFEEEARVSVEHFLQELVSDNLIGHTQPVFQFLCPLDKLLNEEEHYEGLWGLLSGLAYFLTPSQEEDESSSPQTEAPKEIMTPSLHPELTALPLENPGASTEKGNDVPSASVPTIVISQYNSSSEPPEKAEIEKEPQSAANSDSSNENCSQDITEDSDNPLTSHFKTIFKGLTRSRSQESLVSTRNGSDEDLPDSDSTPHNSQIGGVQGEIAEGPSLLHSSVRSNKKENICFKMSSGVNKAKGKDQGTSPRGQNSRCQKSQVGREQLEATKAIFDLLKEISGNSILVNIFDAILKPVMPILKKKVNSFLNKMNPTEVQIAAYINTLREKQWPDFQPAAPPPPLPPRTDEEKTKTRDRAHNLINARYSNYLILKKTDMESVFNIFQDGEKNKMLVYMLLSFLLREFFPNEHSLNVSAAALQKVTNSTS; this is encoded by the exons ATGAGATGTGGGCGCGTTGGCCACTGGGCTGTCAGCATCCCTCAT GCCGACTGGGATGATGAGGAGCTAATCTTCACCATTCACCTGGAGGAGAAGGGCAGCCCTGAGAACCTACAGTGGGACATCAGGAAGACCTACATGGATGTTATATACTTCCGCAACACATGGCAG gacTCGACCAACCTACCCACGATCCTGGTGCTGGAGGAGTCTGAGGTCAACGAGTTTGAAGAAGAAGCCAGAGTATCAGTGGAGCATTTCCTGCAG GAGTTAGTTTCTGATAATCTGATTGGCCACACTCAACCGGTTTTCCAGTTCCTCTGCCCACTTGACAAACTGCTGAATGAGGAAGAACATTATGAAGGCCTGTGGGGCCTTCTCAGCGGCTTGGCTTACTTCTTGACTCCAAGTCAAGAGGAAGACGAG AGCTCGAGCCCTCAGACAGAAGCCCCAAAAGAAATCATGACACCATCTCTACATCCAGAACTGACAGCTCTGCCTTTAGAAAACCCTGGTGCCTCTACTGAGAAGGGCAATGATGTTCCCAGTGCTTCAGTCCCAACTATTGTTATCTCCCAATATAATTCTTCTTCAGAACCGCCTGAGAAAGCAGAAATCGAAAAGGAGCCGCAGTCTGCTGCTAACTCGGACTCTTCAAACGAAAACTGTTCCCAAGACATAACAGAAGACTCTGATAATCCCTTAACCTCTCACTTTAAAACTATTTTCAAAGGACTGACCCGTTCCAGGTCACAAGAGTCTCTGGTCTCGACAAGAAACGGCAGTGATGAAGACCTGCCTGATTCAGACTCCACGCCACACAACAGCCAAATCGGAGGCGTGCAGGGGGAGATCGCAGAAGGCCCGTCTTTGCTTCATTCCAGTGTAAGGTCAAATAAAAAGGAGAACATATGTTTCAAGATGTCAAGTGGAGTGAACAAGGCTAAAGGGAAGGATCAGGGCACTTCACCGAGAGGGCAGAACTCCCGGTGTCAGAAGAGCCAAGTCGGCAGGGAGCAGCTGGAGGCGACCAAAGCCATATTTGATCTGCTGAAAGAAATATCTG GGAACTCCATCCTTGTAAACATATTTGATGCCATTTTGAAACCTGTTATGCCCATCCTAAAAAA AAAAGTGAACTCTTTCCTAAACAAGATGAACCCGACAGAAGTGCAGATAGCCGCATACATCAACACCCTGCGTGAAAAACAGTGGCCAGATTTTCAACCCGctgcacctcctcctcctcttcctcctcgcaCTGATGAGGAGAAGACCAAGACCAGGGATAGAGCGCACAATCTAATCAATGCCAGAT ATTCAAACTATCTTATCCTGAAGAAAACAGATATGGAgtctgtttttaatattttccaggacggtgaaaaaaacaaaatgctggTATAT ATGCTCCTGTCATTCCTATTAAGGGAATTTTTTCCCAATGAGCATTCCCTAAATGTGAGCGCCGCTGCCCTGCAGAAAGTGACCAACTCCACCAGCTGA
- the LOC114562754 gene encoding uncharacterized protein LOC114562754 isoform X3, whose product MCVNKPALPMWNTHRLKVRQTSRKSLLNSGRESSTQTDEETKENPLQETVDRELLGDLTDGGGSKQAEPLDSQYQHVKMSLQQVFECAYAQLVLPWYGLPEPRKNQPLYQVLSREFDFVINRIIGRAKDFDVSQAIVGSVRILTHHLHNAKQSDRELLFSSRAEEIAVLREFSDALVRNLLPKSLCDLEVNRCALNEVIALKGLGLLVKWLSEPDNLNQLVVSQLDSVTPKGSVEDLCGSDPDKTSLASQEGEGEGKGNEVSLEGAGISTSTRIKAKSKANKLKEGWSKFVDKVKSKKAAKKKIKNMEQDVMLRMMLIQGDVSNEDDVGSREGSVNSQQDSDREDDDLENYLTSVQEDMMEFKLSYEMWARWPLGCQHPSCRLG is encoded by the exons ATGTGTGTGAACAAACCAGCTCTGCCTATGTGGAACACACATCGGCTTAAAGTCAGACAGACGAGCAGAAAGAGTCTCTT AAACAGTGGACGAGAGAGCAGCACTCAAACTGATGAAGAGACGAAGGAAAACCCACTCCAG GAAACTGTTGACCGAGAGTTGTTGGGTGACTTGACAGATGGAGGAGGCAGCAAACAGGCTGAACCACTGGACTCTCAGTATCAACATGTAAAGATGTCTCTACAGCAAG TGTTTGAGTGCGCCTACGCCCAGCTGGTCCTGCCTTGGTACGGCCTTCCTGAGCCACGCAAGAACCAGCCTCTGTACCAGGTGCTCAGCAGAGAGTTTGATTTCGTAATCAACCGGATCATTGGGAGAGCCAAAGACTTTGATGTTTCCCAGGCCATCGTGGGCTCCGTTCGTATTTTGACCCACCATTTGCATAATGCGAAGCAGTCTGACAG AGAGCTCTTGTTCAGCTCCAGAGCAGAGGAGATCGCAGTTCTTCGAGAGTTTTCTGATGCTCTAGTACGTAACCTTTTACCCAAATCTCTCTGTGACCTAGAAGTCAACCGCTGTGCCTTAAACGAGGTTATTGCCTTAAAGG GGTTGGGCCTGTTGGTGAAATGGCTGTCGGAACCCGACAACCTGAACCAGCTGGTGGTGAGCCAGCTGGACAGCGTGACCCCCAAAGGCTCTGTGGAGGATCTGTGTGGATCAGACCCGGATAAAACCTCACTGGCTTCACAGGAGGGCGAAGGCGAGGGCAAGGGCAATGAAGT GAGCTTGGAGGGAGCAGGGATTTCAACCAGCACCAGGATCAAGGCCAAAAGCAAAG CTAACAAGTTAAAAGAAGGATGGTCTAAATTTGTGGACAAGGTGAAGTCTAAGAAGGCCGCGAAGAAGAAGATAAAAAACATGGAGCAGGATGTGATGCTGAGGATGATGTTGATCCAGGGAGACGTGTCCAACGAGGACGATGTCGGCAGCAGGGAGGGCTCCGTTAACAGCCAGCAGGACTCTGACAGG GAGGACGATGATCTGGAGAACTACTTGACAAGCGTCCAAGAGGACATGATGGAATTCAAGCTGTCGTATGAGATGTGGGCGCGTTGGCCACTGGGCTGTCAGCATCCCTCAT GCCGACTGGGATGA
- the LOC114562754 gene encoding uncharacterized protein LOC114562754 isoform X2, whose translation MYLWRFSIAITLGLMWYFSDCGRTVTQYFLCFVFCFSTPLLFRNSGRESSTQTDEETKENPLQETVDRELLGDLTDGGGSKQAEPLDSQYQHVKMSLQQVFECAYAQLVLPWYGLPEPRKNQPLYQVLSREFDFVINRIIGRAKDFDVSQAIVGSVRILTHHLHNAKQSDRELLFSSRAEEIAVLREFSDALVRNLLPKSLCDLEVNRCALNEVIALKGLGLLVKWLSEPDNLNQLVVSQLDSVTPKGSVEDLCGSDPDKTSLASQEGEGEGKGNEVSLEGAGISTSTRIKAKSKANKLKEGWSKFVDKVKSKKAAKKKIKNMEQDVMLRMMLIQGDVSNEDDVGSREGSVNSQQDSDREDDDLENYLTSVQEDMMEFKLSYEMWARWPLGCQHPSCRLG comes from the exons ATGTATCTATGGCGCTTCTCTATCGCCATAACCCTCGGTTTGATGTGGTATTTTTCAGACTGTGGTCGCACAGTGACACAGTACTTTTTATGTTTCGTCTTTTGTTTTTCTACTCCACTGTTATTCAGAAACAGTGGACGAGAGAGCAGCACTCAAACTGATGAAGAGACGAAGGAAAACCCACTCCAG GAAACTGTTGACCGAGAGTTGTTGGGTGACTTGACAGATGGAGGAGGCAGCAAACAGGCTGAACCACTGGACTCTCAGTATCAACATGTAAAGATGTCTCTACAGCAAG TGTTTGAGTGCGCCTACGCCCAGCTGGTCCTGCCTTGGTACGGCCTTCCTGAGCCACGCAAGAACCAGCCTCTGTACCAGGTGCTCAGCAGAGAGTTTGATTTCGTAATCAACCGGATCATTGGGAGAGCCAAAGACTTTGATGTTTCCCAGGCCATCGTGGGCTCCGTTCGTATTTTGACCCACCATTTGCATAATGCGAAGCAGTCTGACAG AGAGCTCTTGTTCAGCTCCAGAGCAGAGGAGATCGCAGTTCTTCGAGAGTTTTCTGATGCTCTAGTACGTAACCTTTTACCCAAATCTCTCTGTGACCTAGAAGTCAACCGCTGTGCCTTAAACGAGGTTATTGCCTTAAAGG GGTTGGGCCTGTTGGTGAAATGGCTGTCGGAACCCGACAACCTGAACCAGCTGGTGGTGAGCCAGCTGGACAGCGTGACCCCCAAAGGCTCTGTGGAGGATCTGTGTGGATCAGACCCGGATAAAACCTCACTGGCTTCACAGGAGGGCGAAGGCGAGGGCAAGGGCAATGAAGT GAGCTTGGAGGGAGCAGGGATTTCAACCAGCACCAGGATCAAGGCCAAAAGCAAAG CTAACAAGTTAAAAGAAGGATGGTCTAAATTTGTGGACAAGGTGAAGTCTAAGAAGGCCGCGAAGAAGAAGATAAAAAACATGGAGCAGGATGTGATGCTGAGGATGATGTTGATCCAGGGAGACGTGTCCAACGAGGACGATGTCGGCAGCAGGGAGGGCTCCGTTAACAGCCAGCAGGACTCTGACAGG GAGGACGATGATCTGGAGAACTACTTGACAAGCGTCCAAGAGGACATGATGGAATTCAAGCTGTCGTATGAGATGTGGGCGCGTTGGCCACTGGGCTGTCAGCATCCCTCAT GCCGACTGGGATGA
- the slc25a5 gene encoding ADP/ATP translocase 2 gives MSETAISFAKDFLAGGIAAAISKTAVAPIERVKLLLQVQHASKQITAATQYKGIMDCVVRIPKEQGFLSFWRGNLANVIRYFPTQALNFAFKDKYKKIFLDGVDKRTQFWRYFAGNLASGGAAGATSLCFVYPLDFARTRLAADVGKSGQGREFKGLGDCLVKIFRSDGLKGLYQGFNVSVQGIIIYRAAYFGVYDTAKGMLPDPKNTHIFISWMIAQTVTACAGFVSYPFDTVRRRMMMQSGRKGADIMYSGTIDCWKKIARDEGPKAFFKGAWSNVLRGMGGAFVLVLYDELKKVL, from the exons ATGAGTGAGACAGCTATTTCCTTCGCCAAGGACTTCTTGGCTGGTGGCATCGCCGCTGCCATCTCCAAAACAGCTGTAGCCCCCATCGAGAGAGTCAAGCTTCTTCTCCAG GTACAACATGCCAGCAAACAGATTACAGCTGCCACACAGTACAAGGGCATTATGGACTGTGTCGTCCGTATCCCCAAAGAGCAGGGCTTCCTCTCATTCTGGAGAGGGAACCTCGCCAACGTCATCCGATACTTCCCCACTCAGGCCCTCAACTTTGCTTTCAAGGATAAGTACAAGAAGATTTTTCTCGATGGCGTGGACAAGCGCACACAGTTCTGGAGATACTTTGCGGGTAACCTAGCGTCTGGTGGCGCCGCCGGAGCCACTTCCCTCTGTTTTGTCTACCCCCTCGACTTCGCCAGAACACGTCTGGCTGCTGATGTCGGCAAATCCGGACAGGGGCGTGAGTTCAAAGGCCTGGGAGACTGTTTGGTGAAGATCTTCAGGTCTGATGGCCTCAAGGGTCTGTACCAGGGCTTCAACGTGTCAGTACAGGGCATCATCATCTACAGAGCTGCTTACTTTGGCGTCTACGACACGGCTAAGG GCATGCTTCCAGACCCcaagaacacacacatttttataagCTGGATGATTGCTCAGACTGTGACTGCGTGCGCTGGTTTTGTGTCCTATCCCTTCGACACTGTCCGTCGTCGTATGATGATGCAGTCTGGACGGAAAGGAG CTGACATCATGTACTCTGGCACCATTGACTGCTGGAAGAAGATTGCACGTGACGAGGGCCCCAAGGCCTTCTTCAAGGGAGCCTGGTCTAATGTGCTCCGAGGCATGGGTGGCGCCTTCGTGCTCGTCTTGTATGATGAGCTTAAGAAAGTCCTCTAA